The proteins below come from a single Campylobacter sp. CCUG 57310 genomic window:
- a CDS encoding heavy-metal-associated domain-containing protein: MKHFKVANVHCQNCANTIKSALEDEFGAIEVDLSREPKVVSVNLDDKDVGKFISELDDLGFEVIEQI; the protein is encoded by the coding sequence ATGAAACATTTTAAAGTTGCCAATGTGCATTGTCAAAACTGCGCAAATACTATAAAAAGCGCGCTTGAAGATGAATTCGGAGCTATTGAAGTTGATTTAAGTCGTGAGCCAAAAGTGGTTAGTGTAAATTTAGACGATAAAGATGTAGGTAAATTTATATCCGAGCTTGACGATCTTGGATTTGAAGTGATAGAGCAAATTTAG
- a CDS encoding cation-translocating P-type ATPase has translation MSKTIKLNIAGMTCVNCSNAIERVAKKMDGVEDAKVSFANATGEFIVASEEVRTKLEEKIKKLGYEIAKDMSEFEKKRALHIKNLRNNFIAAAVISAVIMWLEMTGVMSEPKAFVMLFLAFIALAVCGKEFFVHAYGALKNKNYDMNVLVALGTSMAFLYSVFVFLAPNLMPENMRHMYVSGSAMIITFILLGKFLEERSKARAGDYLKSLMDLSPKVALVLKPDGQAVETDVQNLKIGDIVMVKAGFHVPCDGVIINGGAELDMSMLTGESLPVYKKTGDEVNAGTINTNGYLNVKVTKPSNQTLLAQILHLLSDASTKKMPISRFADRVANIFVPAVIIIAVVTFLIWFAVTGNAVQGVLSAICVLIISCPCALGLATPIAIISSLSLGAKNGILIKNPEVIEVLHTAKYAIFDKTGTLTKGEISVNFTDINEDDLALIAALEAKSSHPISKAIVNYANELDLKILGNDSGFESIAGKGIRSLDESEIVVGNEGFLKEFGIEIPDSSKEQILKMQNDGNGVVLAAIKKKFVGFISLSDTLKENAKEIIDELKNKNIIPVMLTGDNVFTAKNVALKIGIEKVFAGVLPNEKFEIIKELQKDAKVVFIGDGINDSPSLKQADIGIAMSSGADIAKDAGDIVLIKNDLESVVKAINLAKDTMKTIKENLFWAFIYNLICIPVAAGALYPVFKIVLTPVYGAIAMCFSSVTVVFNSIRLRFKKI, from the coding sequence ATGTCAAAAACTATCAAGCTCAATATCGCGGGCATGACCTGCGTGAATTGTTCAAATGCTATAGAGAGAGTCGCTAAAAAGATGGATGGCGTAGAGGACGCTAAGGTTAGCTTTGCTAATGCTACGGGCGAATTTATAGTAGCTAGCGAAGAAGTAAGAACTAAGCTTGAAGAAAAGATCAAAAAGCTGGGCTACGAGATCGCTAAGGATATGAGCGAATTTGAGAAAAAAAGAGCCTTGCATATAAAAAACCTACGCAACAACTTTATCGCCGCAGCGGTAATAAGCGCTGTGATAATGTGGCTTGAGATGACGGGCGTTATGAGCGAGCCAAAGGCGTTTGTAATGCTATTTTTGGCTTTTATCGCGCTTGCGGTTTGCGGTAAGGAGTTTTTCGTACACGCTTACGGCGCACTTAAAAACAAAAACTACGATATGAACGTGCTTGTAGCGCTTGGCACTTCGATGGCGTTTCTTTACTCGGTGTTTGTCTTTTTAGCCCCAAATTTGATGCCTGAAAATATGCGCCATATGTATGTTTCAGGCTCTGCGATGATTATTACTTTTATCCTGCTTGGCAAATTTCTTGAGGAGCGCTCAAAGGCTAGGGCGGGGGATTATCTAAAAAGCCTTATGGATCTTTCTCCTAAGGTGGCTTTAGTGCTAAAGCCTGACGGACAAGCCGTAGAAACGGATGTGCAAAACCTAAAAATAGGCGACATCGTAATGGTAAAAGCGGGCTTTCACGTGCCTTGCGACGGAGTTATCATAAACGGCGGAGCCGAGCTTGACATGTCTATGCTTACGGGCGAGAGCCTGCCTGTGTATAAAAAAACGGGCGATGAGGTAAATGCAGGTACGATAAACACAAACGGCTATCTGAATGTAAAAGTTACAAAGCCGTCAAATCAAACTTTGCTAGCTCAAATTTTACATCTATTAAGCGATGCTAGCACGAAAAAAATGCCGATTAGTCGATTTGCCGATAGGGTTGCAAATATCTTTGTGCCGGCCGTTATTATTATAGCCGTGGTTACGTTTTTGATCTGGTTTGCAGTTACCGGAAATGCTGTGCAAGGCGTTTTAAGTGCGATTTGCGTACTTATCATATCTTGTCCTTGCGCGCTTGGGCTGGCTACTCCTATTGCTATCATTTCATCTCTTTCTTTGGGCGCTAAAAACGGAATTTTGATAAAAAATCCCGAAGTCATAGAGGTGCTTCACACCGCCAAATACGCGATATTTGATAAAACCGGCACTCTTACAAAGGGTGAAATTTCGGTTAATTTTACCGATATAAACGAAGATGATTTGGCTCTAATCGCAGCTCTTGAAGCAAAAAGCTCGCACCCTATATCAAAAGCGATTGTTAATTATGCAAACGAGCTTGATCTTAAAATTTTAGGCAACGATAGCGGTTTTGAAAGTATCGCAGGAAAAGGCATAAGAAGCCTTGATGAAAGCGAGATAGTCGTGGGCAATGAAGGCTTTTTGAAAGAATTTGGCATAGAGATTCCTGATTCTTCAAAAGAGCAAATTTTAAAGATGCAAAATGACGGAAACGGTGTGGTTTTGGCTGCGATAAAGAAAAAATTCGTAGGATTTATAAGTCTTAGCGATACTTTAAAGGAAAATGCTAAAGAGATTATAGACGAGCTGAAAAATAAAAATATAATTCCTGTGATGCTAACGGGGGATAATGTTTTTACCGCTAAAAACGTAGCGCTGAAGATCGGCATCGAAAAGGTCTTTGCGGGAGTTTTGCCTAATGAAAAATTTGAGATTATCAAAGAGCTTCAAAAAGACGCCAAGGTCGTGTTTATAGGAGACGGCATAAACGATTCGCCTTCGCTTAAGCAAGCTGATATCGGCATAGCCATGAGCAGTGGAGCCGACATAGCAAAGGACGCGGGCGATATAGTTCTTATCAAAAATGACCTTGAAAGCGTTGTTAAAGCGATAAATTTGGCTAAAGATACGATGAAAACGATCAAGGAAAATTTGTTCTGGGCGTTTATCTACAATCTAATCTGCATTCCCGTGGCTGCAGGTGCGCTCTATCCGGTATTTAAGATAGTTTTAACTCCGGTTTATGGAGCGATTGCGATGTGCTTTAGCTCGGTAACCGTTGTTTTTAATTCGATTCGCCTAAGGTTTAAGAAAATTTAA
- a CDS encoding N-acetyltransferase, protein MIIQATKQDALRCIELLNLAMDDIAFALSGTTDKLKSNEILTSFFVQDINRLSYKNVYVFKHEKDIVAAICAYYGGDANSLDAPILEHLKKFNPAAKVEKECLEDEFYIDSIAVDERFRGQGIAGKLIKFIFEVAKLKEYEKVSLIVDQDKVKEREFYERLGFVINQEMTINSHKYYHMIKEIL, encoded by the coding sequence ATGATTATACAAGCTACCAAACAAGACGCTTTGCGTTGTATCGAACTACTGAATTTAGCTATGGATGATATCGCTTTTGCACTTAGCGGAACTACCGACAAGTTAAAAAGTAACGAAATTCTAACCTCTTTTTTTGTTCAGGATATTAATAGATTAAGCTATAAAAACGTTTATGTTTTTAAACACGAAAAAGATATAGTCGCAGCCATTTGCGCCTACTACGGAGGAGATGCAAATAGTCTTGACGCTCCTATTTTAGAACATCTTAAGAAATTTAATCCGGCCGCTAAAGTAGAAAAAGAGTGCCTTGAGGATGAGTTTTATATCGATAGTATAGCTGTTGATGAGAGATTTCGCGGGCAGGGAATTGCAGGAAAGCTAATAAAATTTATATTTGAAGTGGCTAAACTCAAAGAGTATGAAAAAGTATCTTTGATAGTAGATCAAGATAAGGTAAAAGAGAGAGAATTTTACGAGAGACTAGGCTTTGTAATCAATCAGGAAATGACGATAAATTCGCATAAATATTACCACATGATAAAGGAAATTCTATGA